Proteins encoded in a region of the Pseudomonas syringae KCTC 12500 genome:
- a CDS encoding p-hydroxycinnamoyl CoA hydratase/lyase: MSKYEGRWSTIKVEIEQGIAWVILNRPEKRNAMSPTLNREMIDVLETLEQDPDAGVLVLTGAGEAWTAGMDLKEYFREVDAGPEILQEKIRREASQWQWKMLRMYAKPTIAMVNGWCFGGGFSPLVACDLAICADEATFGLSEINWGIPPGNLVSKAMADTVGHRQSLYYIMTGKTFNGQKAAEMGLVNESVPLAQLRQVTIDLANNLLEKNPVVLRAAKHGFKRCRELTWEQNEDYLYAKLDQSRLLDKEGGREQGMKQFLDDKSIKPGLEAYKR; the protein is encoded by the coding sequence ATGAGCAAATATGAAGGCCGCTGGTCAACCATCAAGGTCGAGATCGAGCAAGGTATCGCATGGGTCATCCTCAATCGGCCGGAAAAACGCAACGCGATGAGCCCGACCTTGAACCGCGAAATGATCGATGTGCTGGAAACCCTCGAGCAGGATCCCGATGCGGGCGTTCTGGTGCTGACTGGTGCGGGCGAGGCGTGGACCGCTGGCATGGACCTCAAGGAGTACTTCCGCGAGGTAGATGCCGGACCGGAAATTCTTCAGGAAAAAATCCGTCGGGAAGCCTCCCAGTGGCAGTGGAAGATGCTGCGCATGTACGCCAAGCCGACCATCGCCATGGTCAACGGCTGGTGCTTCGGTGGTGGTTTCAGTCCGCTGGTGGCCTGTGATCTGGCGATCTGCGCTGATGAAGCGACCTTCGGCCTTTCGGAAATCAACTGGGGTATTCCGCCCGGCAACCTGGTGAGCAAGGCCATGGCGGACACCGTGGGCCACCGCCAGTCGCTTTACTACATCATGACCGGCAAAACCTTCAACGGTCAGAAGGCCGCTGAAATGGGCCTCGTCAATGAAAGCGTGCCGCTGGCGCAACTGCGTCAGGTGACCATCGATCTGGCCAACAATCTGCTGGAAAAAAATCCGGTGGTACTGCGCGCCGCCAAGCACGGCTTCAAACGCTGCCGCGAACTGACCTGGGAGCAGAACGAAGACTACCTGTACGCCAAACTCGACCAGTCACGTCTGCTGGACAAGGAAGGCGGGCGCGAGCAGGGCATGAAGCAGTTCCTTGATGACAAGAGCATCAAGCCTGGTCTGGAAGCTTACAAACGCTAG
- a CDS encoding MarR family winged helix-turn-helix transcriptional regulator has product MAKPSDIADVCQAPVQAAEAPLPTDSALDDLIGYAMRRAQLKLFQNLIGRLSTHDLRPAQFSALAIIEQNPGLMQADLAKALAIEPPQVVPLLNKLEERALAVRVRCKPDKRSYGIFLSKSGETLLRELKQIAVDSDLESTAALDQKERQDLLRLLKKVYQS; this is encoded by the coding sequence ATGGCCAAGCCATCTGACATCGCCGACGTTTGCCAGGCTCCCGTACAGGCTGCCGAGGCACCTTTACCAACGGATTCTGCGCTGGATGATCTGATCGGTTATGCCATGCGCCGTGCGCAGCTCAAGCTGTTCCAGAACCTGATCGGACGTCTTTCCACACACGACCTGCGCCCGGCGCAGTTCTCGGCCCTGGCGATCATCGAGCAGAACCCGGGGCTCATGCAGGCAGACCTGGCCAAAGCACTGGCGATCGAACCGCCTCAGGTCGTTCCATTACTCAACAAGCTCGAAGAACGCGCGCTGGCCGTCCGGGTACGTTGCAAGCCGGACAAACGCTCGTACGGCATCTTTCTCAGCAAAAGCGGCGAAACACTGCTGCGCGAGCTGAAACAGATCGCCGTAGACAGCGACCTCGAATCCACCGCAGCGCTGGATCAAAAGGAACGTCAGGACCTGCTCAGGTTGCTGAAAAAAGTGTATCAATCCTAA
- a CDS encoding OprD family porin produces MSKLAHDAASAVSAPFFRGKRCGLALGLLGISAIPDPAQAQGFLDDSHGTLTLRNYYMDRDYKDDGAKTATREWAQGFIMNAESGFTQGPVGFGLDARALVGVKLDSSPDRSGTELLPVSASDGRAADEYSRLALTGKLKFHETTVKTGDVSIFLPFAFASPSRLLPQTFRGTTLTSRDIDDLTLNAGYIDRVNKRDSSNYQAISIASPNRRFNGAATSSHMAYAGGDYQVDKDLSLRAYHAEVDDLYTQNTLALLHKLAIGDGVLSTDLRSFFSRDTGSAKAGEVDNQNLSALFGYKWGGHSVSLGYMHSSGDTATPYVSGTELMGLSEMTMSSDFLNAKERTWQAIYDYDFTAVGLVGLRSRLRYVRGDNIELAAFNADDRKEREFQMELGYVVQSGPLKNVGLLARKSIYRNDFPAGAAFRDENQTRFIVQYSLPLW; encoded by the coding sequence ATGTCGAAGCTCGCTCATGATGCAGCAAGCGCTGTGTCAGCTCCCTTTTTTCGTGGAAAACGTTGTGGCCTCGCGCTGGGCCTGCTGGGTATCAGTGCCATTCCCGACCCTGCACAGGCGCAGGGCTTTCTGGATGACAGCCATGGCACCCTGACGCTGCGCAACTATTATATGGACCGCGATTACAAGGATGATGGCGCCAAGACAGCAACTCGGGAGTGGGCGCAGGGCTTCATCATGAACGCGGAATCCGGCTTTACCCAAGGGCCGGTGGGGTTCGGCCTGGACGCCCGGGCGCTGGTCGGCGTGAAGCTGGATTCTTCGCCAGACCGCAGCGGCACCGAGCTGTTGCCGGTATCTGCCAGTGATGGCCGTGCGGCCGACGAGTATTCGCGGCTGGCCCTGACCGGCAAGCTGAAATTCCATGAAACCACGGTCAAGACCGGTGATGTGTCGATTTTCCTGCCGTTCGCTTTCGCCAGTCCCTCGCGACTGTTACCGCAGACCTTTCGTGGCACCACGCTGACTTCCAGGGACATCGATGACCTGACCCTCAACGCGGGCTACATCGACCGGGTCAACAAGCGTGACTCCAGCAACTACCAGGCCATCAGCATCGCTTCACCGAACCGCCGTTTCAATGGGGCGGCAACGTCGTCGCACATGGCTTATGCCGGTGGCGATTATCAGGTCGACAAGGACCTGAGCCTGCGCGCGTATCATGCCGAAGTAGACGATCTCTATACCCAGAACACCCTGGCCCTGCTGCACAAGCTGGCGATTGGCGACGGCGTGCTGAGCACCGATCTGCGCAGCTTTTTCAGCCGCGATACCGGCAGCGCGAAAGCTGGCGAAGTCGACAACCAGAACCTGTCCGCGCTGTTTGGCTACAAGTGGGGAGGGCACAGCGTCAGCCTTGGCTACATGCATTCCAGTGGCGACACGGCGACGCCTTATGTCTCGGGCACCGAACTGATGGGATTGAGCGAGATGACCATGAGCTCGGACTTCCTCAACGCCAAAGAGCGCACCTGGCAAGCCATCTACGACTATGACTTCACCGCCGTCGGGCTGGTCGGGTTGCGCAGCCGCCTGCGTTATGTGCGCGGCGACAACATTGAGCTGGCCGCTTTCAATGCCGATGATCGCAAGGAGCGTGAGTTTCAGATGGAGCTGGGCTACGTTGTGCAAAGCGGTCCGCTAAAGAACGTCGGGCTGCTGGCGCGCAAGTCGATCTATCGCAACGACTTCCCGGCAGGTGCAGCGTTTCGGGACGAGAACCAGACACGCTTTATCGTGCAATACAGCTTGCCGCTCTGGTAG
- the mhpT gene encoding 3-(3-hydroxy-phenyl)propionate transporter MhpT: protein MNSPLRRSTLTIVLCFIVALIEGFDLQAAGTAAAGLRQTFALDPKMMGWVFSAGIIGLLPGAFFGGWIADRIGRKKILVSAVLLFGVFSLSTAYVESFSGLLLVRFMTGLGLGAALPNLIALCAEAVSERHRGLAISVMYAGVPLGGALAAVVAMFTSEHWQTTFIIGGLVPLLVVPLMILLLPESSAFRQQTSAGSVRHSSATALFGEGRARTTLALWLGYFFTLTVMYMLLNWLPSLLIGQGFSKPQAGMVQMLFNIGGALGSLLGGLLLDRCNGIKVVLFVYAGLLAALAGVGLSVGIVPMAIAGFAAGVFVIAAQLVLYALAPPSYPTSVRATGVGAAVAIGRLGSVAGPLAAGQLLGAGAGTAGVLLATSPGLVIAALAAITVLSRSVAIEKRELKAAESS from the coding sequence ATGAACAGTCCGTTACGTCGATCGACGCTGACCATTGTCTTGTGTTTTATCGTTGCGCTCATCGAAGGTTTCGACCTGCAAGCTGCCGGAACGGCGGCCGCCGGGTTGCGTCAGACCTTCGCACTTGATCCGAAAATGATGGGCTGGGTGTTCAGCGCAGGGATCATTGGGCTGCTGCCTGGCGCGTTCTTTGGCGGGTGGATTGCCGATCGCATCGGCCGCAAGAAGATCCTGGTGAGCGCAGTACTGCTGTTCGGGGTCTTTTCGCTGAGCACTGCGTATGTCGAGAGCTTTTCCGGCCTGCTGCTGGTGCGCTTCATGACCGGCCTGGGTCTTGGGGCAGCGCTGCCCAACCTGATTGCCTTGTGCGCCGAAGCCGTCAGCGAACGTCACCGCGGGCTGGCCATCAGCGTCATGTACGCAGGAGTGCCATTGGGTGGTGCCCTGGCGGCGGTCGTGGCCATGTTCACCAGCGAGCACTGGCAGACCACGTTCATCATCGGTGGTCTGGTGCCGCTGCTGGTGGTTCCGCTGATGATCCTGTTGCTGCCCGAGTCCAGCGCTTTCAGACAGCAGACCAGCGCTGGCAGCGTTCGGCATTCAAGCGCCACTGCGTTGTTCGGCGAAGGCCGGGCGCGCACGACGCTGGCCTTGTGGCTCGGTTACTTCTTTACCCTGACCGTGATGTACATGCTGCTCAACTGGCTGCCTTCACTGCTGATCGGTCAGGGTTTCAGCAAGCCGCAGGCGGGCATGGTGCAGATGTTGTTCAACATCGGCGGCGCACTGGGATCGCTGTTGGGCGGGCTGTTGCTCGATCGCTGCAATGGTATCAAGGTGGTGCTGTTTGTTTATGCCGGTTTGCTCGCGGCGCTGGCAGGCGTGGGTCTGTCGGTCGGTATCGTACCGATGGCCATTGCCGGGTTTGCAGCCGGGGTATTTGTCATTGCCGCGCAGTTGGTGCTGTATGCGCTGGCCCCACCCTCCTACCCGACCTCGGTACGCGCCACCGGTGTGGGAGCTGCAGTGGCCATCGGCCGTCTCGGTTCGGTCGCCGGCCCCCTGGCGGCCGGGCAACTGCTGGGCGCTGGCGCCGGAACCGCCGGCGTACTGCTGGCCACCTCGCCAGGCCTGGTGATTGCGGCACTGGCGGCGATCACCGTGCTGTCCAGATCAGTCGCCATCGAGAAGCGTGAGCTCAAGGCTGCAGAGTCGAGCTGA
- a CDS encoding SphA family protein: MPKSVLRTVATVSFIALSSTAYAYDLPGLNLGNTSFYDGSPAPAGPGWYLEEYLNYAKANRFNDVNGDKLQLPKQDVDVLAVTTQIIYVGQPMANGAMPGITAINTSLAHVDVDDGLGNTALSSRAGFGDLVIGPFLQLPTITRADGSPLLTQRIEADIAIPVGAYDRNRSINPGSNFWSFNPYYAATYWFSPKWSASGRFMYLWNGKNDDPQAGFGNVSDTQAGQALHANLTLQYAVNEQLSLGLNGYWLKQFTDTQVDGHDVSGRKEKVWAIGPGFLYAFNKENVLTVNSYFEQGAENRTEGNKVVLNFLHKL; this comes from the coding sequence ATGCCCAAGTCAGTCTTGCGTACCGTTGCGACCGTATCATTCATCGCCTTGTCATCGACTGCATACGCCTATGACTTGCCCGGCCTCAATCTGGGCAACACCAGCTTCTACGACGGATCCCCGGCGCCTGCAGGCCCGGGCTGGTATCTGGAGGAGTATCTGAACTATGCCAAGGCCAATCGCTTCAATGACGTGAATGGCGACAAACTGCAACTTCCCAAACAGGATGTGGATGTCCTGGCGGTGACGACGCAGATCATCTACGTCGGTCAGCCAATGGCCAATGGTGCCATGCCGGGTATTACCGCAATCAATACGTCGCTGGCGCATGTCGACGTGGATGACGGTCTGGGCAACACCGCCCTGAGTTCGCGCGCCGGTTTCGGCGATTTGGTCATCGGCCCGTTTCTGCAGCTGCCGACGATCACCCGTGCCGATGGCAGCCCGCTGCTGACTCAGCGTATCGAGGCGGACATTGCGATTCCGGTCGGCGCCTACGATCGCAATCGCTCGATCAACCCCGGCAGCAATTTCTGGTCGTTCAACCCGTACTACGCCGCGACTTACTGGTTCTCGCCGAAATGGTCGGCCAGCGGGCGTTTCATGTATTTGTGGAACGGCAAGAATGATGACCCGCAAGCCGGGTTCGGCAATGTTTCCGACACGCAGGCAGGGCAGGCCCTGCACGCCAACCTGACGTTGCAGTACGCGGTTAACGAACAACTTTCGCTGGGGCTCAACGGTTACTGGCTCAAGCAGTTCACGGATACCCAGGTGGACGGCCATGATGTGAGTGGTCGCAAGGAAAAGGTCTGGGCCATTGGCCCCGGCTTCCTATATGCCTTCAACAAGGAGAACGTGCTGACGGTCAATAGCTACTTCGAACAGGGCGCGGAAAACCGCACCGAAGGCAACAAGGTGGTGCTGAATTTTCTGCACAAGCTGTAA
- a CDS encoding coniferyl-alcohol dehydrogenase, which translates to MNLNNKTLIVTGVSSGIGAELARVARFQGARVIGIDRHEPQLTVDSFFQADLADPGSIDALIERLPKQIDGLCNIAGVPGTAPVQAVAQVNYLGLRHLTQRVLPRIVSGGSIVNVASILGSQWPERLELHKALAATESYGEGQEWLAANPVAHETCYQYFKEALIVWSFKQSQEWFRDHSVRVNCVAPGPVFTPILGDFVSMVGQERVARDGLHMKRPALADEVAEVIAFLCSDASRWINGVNLPVDGGLAASYV; encoded by the coding sequence ATGAACCTGAATAACAAAACACTGATCGTCACTGGCGTGTCATCCGGCATCGGCGCTGAGCTGGCACGTGTGGCGCGCTTCCAGGGTGCCCGAGTGATCGGCATCGATCGTCATGAACCGCAACTGACCGTGGACAGTTTCTTCCAGGCGGATCTCGCCGACCCAGGCAGTATCGACGCGTTGATCGAGCGTTTGCCCAAGCAGATCGACGGCCTGTGTAATATCGCCGGTGTACCCGGCACCGCCCCCGTTCAGGCGGTCGCCCAGGTCAATTACCTCGGGCTGCGTCACCTGACCCAACGCGTGTTGCCGCGCATCGTGTCGGGCGGCAGTATCGTCAACGTGGCGTCGATACTCGGTTCGCAGTGGCCGGAAAGGCTGGAGTTGCACAAGGCGCTGGCTGCCACCGAAAGCTACGGCGAAGGGCAGGAGTGGCTGGCGGCCAATCCGGTCGCCCATGAAACCTGCTACCAGTATTTCAAGGAAGCGCTGATCGTCTGGAGCTTCAAGCAGTCGCAGGAATGGTTTCGCGATCATTCGGTACGCGTCAACTGCGTCGCACCGGGGCCGGTGTTCACGCCGATTCTGGGCGATTTTGTCAGCATGGTTGGCCAGGAGCGGGTCGCCCGTGATGGCCTGCACATGAAGCGTCCTGCGCTGGCCGATGAGGTGGCCGAGGTGATTGCGTTTCTGTGTTCCGACGCGTCGCGCTGGATCAACGGTGTCAACTTGCCGGTGGATGGAGGGTTGGCCGCTTCCTACGTGTAA
- a CDS encoding benzaldehyde dehydrogenase, producing the protein MSASDGTPLLQRAIEAECVFNGDWIPSSSPSLPVIEPATGELLMNTAMADAADIAVACREAALAQPAWAALGPREKADIFLLAADHAVCAFDELALYLARETGGSLQKGQHEVNETIVLLRQAAGMLSQAHGHGLILPSQAGRLSYARRVAHGVVGVISPFNFPLVLSLRSVAPALAAGNAVVLKPDPQTPISGGFLIARLFEEAGLPKGLLHVLPGSADAGEALCRDTNVQMITFTGSTGAGRKVAEAAGRNLKKVSLELGGKNPLVILEDADLDLAASNAAFGAWLHQGQICMATGLILVHESIVADLTRKLADKARALTVGNAARGEAALGPLINKRQLQHVHQVVSDSLQAGARLETGGEYEGLFYRPTVLSGVKPGMRAFDEEIFGPVAVVVSFSTDEEAIELANRSEYGLAAAVISPDIGRATALGDRLRCGMLHINDQTVADECVNSFGGRGASGNGSSAGSPSDWDEYSQWQWVTVKNQAPAYPF; encoded by the coding sequence ATGTCAGCGTCTGATGGCACCCCCCTGTTGCAACGCGCGATTGAAGCCGAATGCGTTTTCAATGGCGACTGGATTCCTTCCTCGTCTCCTTCATTGCCCGTCATCGAGCCCGCGACAGGCGAGCTGTTGATGAACACAGCCATGGCTGATGCAGCAGACATCGCCGTGGCCTGCCGAGAAGCCGCGCTGGCTCAACCTGCCTGGGCGGCGCTGGGGCCGCGTGAAAAGGCCGACATATTTCTTCTGGCCGCCGATCATGCGGTCTGTGCGTTCGATGAACTGGCCCTGTATCTCGCCCGCGAGACCGGCGGCAGCTTGCAAAAGGGCCAGCACGAAGTGAACGAGACCATCGTGTTGTTGCGTCAGGCTGCGGGGATGCTGTCGCAGGCCCATGGTCATGGCCTGATACTGCCGAGTCAGGCAGGTCGTCTGTCCTATGCGCGGCGTGTTGCGCACGGTGTGGTGGGGGTGATATCGCCGTTCAATTTTCCTTTGGTACTGTCCCTGCGCTCGGTCGCTCCGGCGCTGGCTGCCGGCAATGCCGTGGTGCTCAAGCCCGATCCACAGACGCCGATCAGCGGCGGTTTCCTGATCGCCCGGCTGTTCGAGGAAGCCGGCCTGCCCAAGGGGCTGTTGCACGTTCTGCCGGGTTCGGCCGATGCTGGCGAAGCGCTGTGCCGCGACACTAACGTACAGATGATCACCTTTACCGGCTCGACCGGGGCCGGACGCAAGGTTGCCGAGGCTGCGGGTCGCAACCTGAAGAAAGTGTCGCTGGAGCTGGGCGGCAAGAATCCACTGGTGATTCTTGAAGACGCCGACCTTGATCTGGCCGCCAGCAATGCGGCGTTTGGTGCCTGGCTGCACCAGGGGCAGATTTGCATGGCCACCGGGCTGATTCTGGTGCATGAGTCCATTGTCGCCGACCTGACCCGCAAGCTGGCGGACAAGGCGCGGGCGCTGACGGTGGGTAACGCGGCACGCGGTGAGGCTGCTCTGGGGCCGCTGATCAACAAACGGCAATTGCAGCACGTGCATCAGGTGGTCAGTGACAGCCTGCAGGCCGGCGCGCGACTGGAAACCGGTGGCGAGTATGAAGGCCTGTTCTATCGACCGACTGTGCTCAGCGGCGTGAAACCCGGCATGCGCGCATTCGACGAAGAGATTTTTGGCCCGGTAGCGGTTGTGGTCAGTTTTTCCACGGACGAGGAAGCCATCGAGCTGGCCAATCGTTCCGAGTATGGCCTGGCGGCTGCGGTGATTTCCCCTGACATCGGCCGCGCGACGGCGCTTGGCGACCGACTCAGGTGCGGCATGCTGCACATCAATGATCAGACGGTGGCCGATGAGTGCGTCAACTCGTTCGGCGGGCGCGGTGCGTCGGGCAACGGCAGCAGCGCTGGCAGCCCCTCGGACTGGGATGAATACAGCCAATGGCAGTGGGTGACAGTTAAGAACCAGGCGCCGGCCTATCCATTCTGA
- a CDS encoding sigma-54-dependent Fis family transcriptional regulator — translation MNNPHCELPDHSVPTEHFSPRGDSSQTHAGGSPTAEELTSCLFFSPDDGRIWLNDQRMLLLHTSSFGTLRREIIERLGQEQARGMFTRAGYLSGARDARLIRERWPQADASSAFRAGTHLHTLEGMTKVEPLHFKFDAESGFYEGEFLWHHSCEADEHVAAYGIGQDPVCWTEIGYATGFVSGLFGQMVVFREVECRGMGHASCRVVGKTSEQWGDVERDLSYLRAVNSPAPVHSAPTPAASYEASPPTATDQPLVGASAAFNAASQALQRVAMTPATVLISGESGVGKEMFARQLHQLSRNREGPFVALNCAAIPDNLIEAELFGVERGAYTGATHSRPGRFERANGGTLFLDEITSLSLAGQSKLLRALQEREIERVGGVHGIKVNVRVVAATNVDLRKAVAAGDFREDLFYRLNVYPIALPPLRERRDDIPLLINFFLKRFCQEYGRTPAGLTMRALKTLLGYDFAGNVRELQNLIERGLIASDEGQAIDLVHIFRNESLPRDAYSLNHHGALRQASAPAGQQAPAASLLDSLNQPDQAFSIDGLEQRLIQEALDKSEGNLAAASRLLGLSRAQFAYRLKKHQP, via the coding sequence ATGAACAACCCTCACTGCGAGCTGCCCGATCACAGCGTTCCCACCGAGCATTTCTCGCCTCGCGGCGACAGCAGTCAAACGCACGCAGGCGGCTCGCCAACCGCCGAGGAATTGACCAGTTGCCTGTTCTTTTCGCCTGACGATGGGCGCATCTGGCTCAACGACCAGCGCATGTTGCTGCTGCACACCTCATCGTTCGGCACCCTGCGCCGCGAGATCATCGAGCGGTTGGGCCAGGAGCAGGCACGCGGGATGTTCACCCGTGCCGGGTATCTGTCTGGCGCGCGTGACGCCCGACTGATTCGCGAACGCTGGCCACAGGCTGACGCCTCTTCGGCGTTTCGGGCCGGTACGCACTTGCATACCCTGGAAGGCATGACCAAGGTCGAACCGTTGCACTTCAAATTCGACGCCGAGTCAGGGTTCTACGAGGGGGAGTTTCTCTGGCATCACTCGTGCGAAGCCGACGAGCATGTCGCAGCCTATGGTATCGGCCAGGACCCGGTGTGCTGGACCGAAATCGGCTACGCCACCGGATTTGTCAGCGGCCTGTTCGGACAGATGGTGGTTTTCCGCGAAGTCGAATGCCGGGGCATGGGGCATGCGAGCTGCCGTGTGGTCGGCAAAACCTCGGAACAATGGGGCGATGTCGAACGCGACCTGAGCTACCTGAGAGCGGTCAACTCACCTGCTCCAGTGCACAGCGCCCCGACGCCAGCAGCGAGCTATGAGGCAAGCCCGCCGACCGCCACTGACCAGCCACTGGTAGGCGCAAGTGCTGCCTTCAATGCGGCCAGCCAGGCGTTGCAACGAGTGGCGATGACCCCGGCAACCGTATTGATCAGCGGTGAGTCCGGAGTCGGCAAGGAAATGTTCGCCCGCCAGTTGCACCAGCTCAGCCGCAACCGCGAAGGCCCGTTCGTGGCGCTCAACTGCGCAGCCATCCCGGACAACCTTATCGAGGCCGAGTTGTTCGGGGTGGAACGAGGGGCTTATACCGGGGCCACGCACTCCAGACCCGGGCGTTTCGAGCGCGCCAACGGTGGCACGCTGTTTCTCGATGAGATCACCTCGCTAAGCCTTGCCGGGCAAAGCAAGCTGCTGCGCGCCTTGCAGGAACGGGAAATCGAGCGCGTCGGGGGTGTACACGGCATCAAGGTCAACGTTCGAGTGGTGGCGGCGACCAACGTCGATCTGCGCAAGGCGGTGGCCGCTGGCGATTTCCGTGAAGACCTGTTCTATCGCCTCAACGTCTACCCGATCGCCCTGCCGCCATTGCGCGAGCGCCGCGATGACATTCCACTGCTGATCAATTTCTTTCTCAAGCGCTTCTGTCAGGAGTACGGCAGGACGCCGGCCGGATTGACCATGCGCGCGCTGAAAACCCTGCTGGGTTATGACTTTGCCGGGAATGTACGTGAATTGCAGAACCTGATCGAGCGCGGCCTGATCGCCAGCGACGAAGGCCAGGCCATCGACCTGGTGCATATTTTCCGCAACGAATCGTTACCGCGGGACGCCTACTCGCTGAATCACCATGGAGCACTGCGTCAGGCATCGGCTCCTGCCGGACAGCAGGCACCTGCTGCCTCGCTGCTGGACTCCCTGAATCAGCCGGATCAGGCGTTCTCCATCGACGGCCTCGAACAGCGCCTGATCCAGGAGGCGCTGGACAAGAGCGAAGGCAACCTGGCGGCAGCCTCGCGCTTGCTGGGCCTGAGCCGCGCCCAGTTTGCCTATCGCCTGAAAAAGCATCAGCCCTGA